In a single window of the Microbacterium sp. Root61 genome:
- a CDS encoding Mur ligase family protein produces MSTDAAPSNLPPVLRPENPPLRSLDDLAARFAREVRGTTEGRSLSGITLATADLRPGEAFVAIRGVNRHGAEFAAAAAAKGAVAVVTDADGAELAADAGLPILVVDDPRGLLGELSAWVYGTGADDHLPLLLGTTGTNGKTSVSHLLEGILGQLGVVTGLSSTAERHIAGHVIVSRLTTPEASEMHALLALMRERGVEAVAVEVSAQALSRRRVDGIVFDVAGFTNLSHDHLDDYADMREYFEAKLPLFHADRARRAVISLDSSPGLEVAARCEVPYVTVGTPDIAADRDAAAGADWVVTVLEEHQDGTRFELVGPEGRTLRTTVPVIGEHMAANAGLAIVMILEAGYAWDDLVAALEGQRIDAHLPGRTERVSGDRGPAVFVDFGHSPDAFEKTLAAVRRVTPGKVVMLFGADGDRDATKRHDMGRTGVEGSDILVITDHHPRFENPESIRATLIEGARMARPDAEIHEFSPPERAIVEAVKLVGDGDAILWAGPGHQDYRDIRGTRAPYSARELARRALQNAGWPVPEPHWPVPYPADRIIASDPTRPID; encoded by the coding sequence ATGTCGACCGATGCCGCTCCCTCGAACCTGCCCCCCGTACTGCGCCCGGAGAATCCTCCGTTGCGGTCCCTCGACGACCTCGCCGCGCGCTTCGCGCGGGAGGTGCGCGGAACGACCGAAGGGCGGTCGCTGTCGGGCATCACCCTGGCCACGGCCGACCTCCGCCCGGGTGAGGCGTTCGTCGCCATCCGCGGCGTGAACCGTCACGGTGCCGAGTTCGCCGCGGCCGCCGCCGCGAAGGGCGCCGTCGCGGTCGTGACCGACGCGGACGGCGCCGAACTGGCCGCCGACGCGGGCCTGCCGATCCTCGTCGTGGACGATCCGCGCGGGCTCCTCGGCGAGCTGTCGGCGTGGGTGTACGGCACCGGCGCCGACGACCACCTGCCGCTGCTGCTGGGCACCACCGGCACGAACGGCAAGACGAGCGTCTCGCACCTGCTCGAGGGCATCCTCGGTCAGCTGGGCGTCGTCACCGGCCTCTCCTCCACCGCGGAGCGGCACATCGCCGGGCACGTCATCGTCTCCCGCCTGACCACGCCCGAGGCATCCGAGATGCACGCCCTCCTCGCCCTGATGCGCGAGCGCGGCGTCGAGGCCGTCGCCGTCGAGGTCAGCGCCCAGGCGCTCAGCCGTCGTCGCGTGGACGGCATCGTGTTCGATGTCGCCGGGTTCACCAACCTCAGCCACGACCACCTCGACGACTACGCCGACATGCGCGAGTACTTCGAGGCGAAGCTTCCGCTGTTCCACGCCGACCGCGCGCGTCGCGCCGTGATCTCGTTGGACTCGAGCCCGGGGCTCGAGGTCGCCGCCCGCTGCGAGGTGCCGTACGTCACGGTCGGCACGCCCGACATCGCGGCGGATCGGGATGCTGCGGCCGGTGCCGACTGGGTCGTCACCGTGCTCGAGGAGCACCAGGACGGCACTCGCTTCGAACTCGTCGGACCCGAGGGACGCACACTGCGCACGACCGTCCCGGTGATCGGCGAGCACATGGCCGCGAACGCCGGGCTCGCGATCGTCATGATCCTCGAGGCCGGGTACGCGTGGGACGACCTCGTCGCCGCGCTCGAGGGTCAGCGCATCGACGCGCACCTGCCCGGCCGCACCGAGCGCGTCTCGGGCGACCGCGGTCCTGCCGTCTTCGTCGACTTCGGGCACTCCCCCGACGCGTTCGAGAAGACGCTCGCGGCGGTGCGTCGCGTCACGCCCGGCAAGGTCGTCATGCTCTTCGGCGCCGACGGCGACCGCGACGCGACCAAGCGCCACGACATGGGGCGCACCGGCGTCGAGGGCAGCGACATCCTCGTGATCACCGACCACCACCCGCGCTTCGAGAACCCCGAGTCGATCCGCGCGACCCTCATCGAGGGCGCACGGATGGCGCGGCCCGACGCCGAGATCCACGAGTTCTCGCCGCCGGAGCGCGCCATCGTCGAGGCCGTCAAGCTCGTCGGCGACGGCGACGCGATCCTCTGGGCCGGCCCCGGTCACCAGGACTACCGCGACATCCGCGGCACCCGCGCGCCGTACTCCGCCCGCGAGCTCGCCCGTCGCGCCCTCCAGAACGCCGGATGGCCCGTGCCCGAGCCGCACTGGCCGGTGCCGTACCCGGCCGACCGGATCATCGCCTCGGACCCGACCCGACCGATCGACTGA
- a CDS encoding DUF1775 domain-containing protein: protein MNSTTTPSRRRARLLTGLTAGAILAIAVPAAASAHIGVTPDTASGGGTSSLTFSFSHGCEESPTTALIFDIPAGIGNVTPVVQGGWTVEREIGSDGIPTQVTFTSDVPVEPGLKASVSMDVLFTEATAGTTVAFPVVQVCAVGQNDWTEVVADGEDESSVDSPAPFVTVGDVVATDSGHGGHGAATADPEDHADASADGDAASTDVVARWLAGGALLAGIAALAVSLLRRRSRG, encoded by the coding sequence ATGAACAGCACCACCACCCCGTCCCGCCGCCGCGCCCGCCTCCTCACCGGCCTCACCGCCGGTGCGATCCTGGCGATCGCCGTCCCCGCCGCCGCCTCGGCGCACATCGGCGTGACCCCCGACACCGCCTCCGGAGGCGGCACGAGCAGCCTCACCTTCTCGTTCAGCCACGGCTGCGAGGAATCGCCGACGACCGCCCTGATCTTCGACATCCCGGCCGGCATCGGTAACGTCACGCCCGTCGTCCAGGGCGGATGGACAGTCGAGCGCGAGATCGGTTCGGACGGCATCCCCACCCAGGTCACGTTCACCAGTGACGTGCCCGTCGAGCCGGGGTTGAAGGCATCCGTGTCCATGGACGTGCTCTTCACAGAGGCCACGGCCGGCACCACGGTCGCCTTCCCCGTCGTGCAGGTGTGCGCGGTCGGGCAGAACGACTGGACCGAAGTGGTGGCCGACGGCGAGGACGAGTCCAGCGTGGACAGCCCCGCGCCATTCGTGACGGTCGGCGACGTCGTCGCCACGGACAGCGGTCACGGCGGCCACGGTGCGGCGACCGCGGACCCGGAGGATCACGCGGATGCCTCGGCCGACGGCGACGCGGCATCCACCGATGTCGTCGCCCGGTGGCTCGCCGGCGGCGCGCTTCTGGCCGGCATCGCCGCGCTCGCGGTGAGCCTGCTGCGTCGACGCTCGCGCGGCTGA
- a CDS encoding M50 family metallopeptidase: MTVLAFIIGILIIVVGLAVSIALHELGHLLPAKKFGVRVGQYMIGFGPTLWSRRKGETEYGFKAIPLGGYISMAGMYPPSPKQRDGRAGGGFFAAMVQDARSANDETVLGDDDDRVFYKLPVWKRVVIMLGGPTMNLLLAIVLFAILFSGIGVATSSTTVSEVNACMLPAGTTQTECAPTDPQTPAAKAGFLPGDTMMSIDGTPVATFAEASAIIQASPGESLAVVIERDGAEQTLTLTPVLAERPVTDAQGAPVTDANGDPVTQDVGFAGIRPTNELMRQPLWAGPQAAFENVGAVAGIIVQLPVKIYDTAVSLFTGAERDPNGPLSVVGVGVIAGEVAATDAPIINRVSGLIGLLASLNIALFVFNLIPLLPLDGGHVVVALWDGIKRTWAKIFRRPPPKPVDATKLVPVTFVVVILLVVMGGILILADLFNPVSLF, from the coding sequence GTGACCGTCCTCGCTTTCATCATCGGCATCCTCATCATCGTGGTGGGGCTCGCCGTCTCGATCGCGCTGCACGAACTCGGTCACCTGCTGCCCGCCAAGAAGTTCGGGGTGCGCGTCGGCCAGTACATGATCGGCTTCGGCCCGACGCTGTGGTCGCGCCGCAAGGGCGAGACCGAGTACGGCTTCAAGGCGATACCGCTCGGCGGCTACATCTCGATGGCCGGCATGTACCCGCCCTCGCCGAAACAGCGCGACGGCCGCGCCGGCGGCGGGTTCTTCGCCGCGATGGTGCAGGACGCCCGCTCGGCCAACGACGAGACCGTGCTCGGCGACGACGATGACCGCGTCTTCTACAAGCTGCCGGTGTGGAAGCGCGTGGTCATCATGCTCGGCGGCCCCACGATGAACCTCCTGCTGGCGATCGTGCTGTTCGCGATCCTGTTCAGCGGCATCGGCGTCGCGACGTCCTCCACCACGGTGTCCGAGGTGAACGCCTGCATGCTGCCGGCGGGTACCACCCAGACTGAATGCGCGCCCACCGATCCGCAGACTCCCGCGGCGAAGGCCGGGTTCCTTCCGGGCGACACGATGATGTCGATCGACGGCACGCCGGTCGCGACGTTCGCCGAGGCATCCGCGATCATCCAGGCGTCGCCGGGCGAATCGCTCGCGGTCGTCATCGAGCGCGACGGTGCCGAGCAGACGCTCACGCTGACGCCGGTGCTGGCCGAGCGCCCGGTCACCGACGCGCAGGGCGCGCCCGTCACCGATGCGAACGGCGACCCCGTGACGCAGGACGTCGGCTTCGCGGGCATCCGCCCTACTAATGAACTGATGCGGCAGCCGCTGTGGGCAGGGCCCCAGGCCGCGTTCGAGAACGTCGGCGCCGTCGCCGGGATCATCGTGCAGCTGCCGGTGAAGATCTACGACACCGCGGTGTCGCTGTTCACCGGCGCCGAGCGGGATCCCAACGGGCCGCTGAGCGTCGTGGGCGTCGGCGTGATCGCCGGCGAGGTGGCGGCGACGGACGCGCCGATCATCAACCGCGTCTCCGGGCTGATCGGTCTGCTCGCCTCGCTCAACATCGCGCTGTTCGTCTTCAACCTCATCCCGCTGCTGCCGCTGGACGGCGGCCACGTCGTCGTGGCGCTGTGGGACGGGATCAAGCGCACGTGGGCCAAGATCTTCCGCCGCCCACCGCCGAAGCCGGTGGATGCGACCAAGCTCGTGCCGGTGACGTTCGTGGTCGTGATCCTGCTCGTCGTGATGGGCGGAATCCTGATCCTCGCGGACCTGTTCAACCCGGTTTCGCTGTTCTGA
- a CDS encoding YciI family protein produces MKYVIMFTSTPELDAAVPPERRQEVYGRIYSWFGEHGEKFDDTGAELESETTATTVKHGAGGPVVVDGPFSEAKEVVGGFSIIDVPDLDAAIEMVKTWPSLEFPGVAVEIRPMVVDYTQFEQ; encoded by the coding sequence GTGAAGTACGTCATCATGTTCACCAGCACTCCTGAACTCGACGCCGCAGTGCCGCCGGAGCGTCGCCAAGAGGTCTATGGCCGCATCTACAGCTGGTTCGGCGAACACGGCGAGAAGTTCGACGACACCGGCGCCGAGCTCGAGTCCGAGACCACGGCGACGACCGTCAAGCACGGCGCGGGCGGACCGGTCGTCGTGGACGGGCCCTTCTCCGAGGCGAAGGAAGTCGTCGGCGGGTTCAGCATCATCGACGTCCCCGACCTCGACGCCGCGATCGAGATGGTCAAGACCTGGCCGTCGCTCGAATTCCCCGGCGTGGCCGTCGAAATCCGTCCGATGGTCGTCGACTACACCCAGTTCGAGCAGTGA
- a CDS encoding RNA polymerase sigma factor, which produces MSESDAAATPSRGTGAAASDLLLARTVREESARIVAALTASLGSLDVAEEAVAEAIVEAVREWRTRGVPPNPGAWLTQAARHNALDRLRREQSYRSKLAIVGERPPVAESATDAPDERLALLFGCCHPALSPEAQLALTLRAVCGLTTAQIARATVTAESTVAQRIVRAKRKMATAGIPLRIPEGAERAERLDIVLTVVSVMYSEAHLVPGGDAAADRDLADDALWLARVVAHALPREAEAQGLLALLLFHRAREGARAVDGELVLLGDQDRGRWDRTLLSEARVVLERAATLRHPGRWQLHAAIAACHADARDAADTDWLQVLTLYDMLLAYDRSPIVRLNRAVALAEVAGPAEALAEVDALSAELTSYHLWHAVRARMLRGLGREDDALAEDLSALELTANEAERRLLHGRIGF; this is translated from the coding sequence GTGAGCGAGTCGGATGCCGCGGCCACCCCGTCCCGAGGGACGGGCGCCGCGGCATCCGATCTGCTGCTGGCCCGCACCGTCCGCGAGGAGTCGGCGCGCATCGTCGCGGCGCTCACGGCATCGCTCGGCAGCCTCGATGTCGCGGAGGAAGCGGTGGCCGAGGCCATCGTGGAGGCCGTGCGCGAGTGGCGGACGCGCGGCGTACCGCCCAACCCGGGTGCCTGGCTGACCCAGGCCGCCCGGCACAATGCCCTCGACCGGCTGCGTCGTGAGCAGAGCTACCGCAGCAAGCTCGCCATCGTGGGGGAGCGGCCGCCGGTCGCAGAATCGGCGACGGATGCCCCGGACGAGCGCCTGGCGCTGCTGTTCGGCTGCTGCCACCCGGCGCTGTCGCCCGAGGCCCAGCTCGCGCTGACGCTGCGCGCAGTGTGCGGGCTGACCACGGCGCAGATCGCGCGGGCGACGGTGACCGCCGAATCCACCGTCGCGCAGCGGATCGTGCGGGCCAAGCGGAAGATGGCGACCGCGGGAATCCCACTGCGGATCCCGGAGGGGGCCGAGCGCGCCGAGCGGCTGGACATCGTGCTGACCGTGGTGTCGGTCATGTACAGCGAGGCGCACCTCGTCCCGGGCGGTGATGCGGCCGCCGACCGCGACCTCGCCGACGACGCGCTGTGGCTCGCGCGGGTCGTCGCCCACGCGCTGCCCCGGGAAGCGGAGGCACAGGGCCTGCTCGCGCTGCTGCTGTTCCATCGCGCCCGGGAGGGGGCGCGGGCGGTGGACGGTGAGCTCGTGCTGCTCGGCGACCAGGACCGCGGACGCTGGGACCGGACGCTGCTGTCGGAGGCGCGGGTGGTGCTCGAGCGGGCGGCGACCCTGCGGCACCCCGGTCGGTGGCAGCTGCACGCGGCGATCGCCGCCTGCCACGCGGATGCCCGGGATGCCGCCGACACCGACTGGCTGCAGGTGCTGACGCTCTACGACATGCTGCTCGCGTACGACCGGTCGCCCATCGTGCGGCTCAACCGTGCGGTGGCGCTCGCCGAGGTCGCCGGACCCGCCGAAGCCCTCGCCGAGGTGGACGCGCTGTCCGCCGAGCTCACGTCGTACCACCTCTGGCATGCGGTCCGAGCACGGATGCTGCGGGGCCTGGGTCGAGAGGACGACGCGCTCGCCGAGGACCTCAGCGCGCTCGAACTCACCGCGAACGAGGCCGAGCGCCGCCTGTTGCACGGACGCATCGGGTTCTGA
- a CDS encoding anthranilate synthase family protein — MTGPSPLSFSELATGDVPFALIARDGKTVEILTGDVVDVDLLADIPLTDASGIPREVLALVPFRQVRERGFVCHDDGAPLRCLVVAQHDAVPLADALAQLPSAPVPLGDAGFDIADEDYAAIVRTVIADEIGRGEGANFVIRRDFTASVDTDAVIAALTWFRALLEHEKGAYWTFAIVTPGHIAVGASPEAHVSAREGVVTMNPISGTFRHPAGGSTVATLTEFLESTKETEELFMVVDEELKMMSAVCSDGGRITGPHLKEMSRLTHTEYMLSGRSQLDPRDILRETMFAPTVTGSPMQNACTVITRHETTPRGYYSGVAALFTPSASVEGPSHDLDAPILIRTAYLVDGMLRVPVGATLVRHSDPYGEVAETHGKAAGVLGAIGAIARDTAAEAAAVADPAADPDKPVIPRAPLADDPEVAALLQSRNARLAAFWLNPQEAHPHGPLSGRSALVVDAEDRFTTMLAHQLRHLGLDVSIVPWSEVTDAQVLEAELVVSGPGPGDPRDPDSPRLRRMREVVALRRESGRPLLAVCLSHQILADSLGLDLAPLATPHQGLQHTIDVFGEPASIGFYNTFTARVPAGTTVVGVADVAADPASGDVYALRGPGFASVQGHLESILSRDGMVTLERLVRHAFA; from the coding sequence ATGACCGGGCCCAGTCCCCTCTCCTTCAGCGAACTCGCCACCGGTGACGTTCCCTTCGCACTCATCGCCCGCGACGGCAAGACCGTCGAGATCCTCACCGGCGATGTCGTCGATGTCGACCTGCTCGCGGACATTCCTCTCACGGATGCTTCGGGCATACCTCGCGAGGTGCTCGCGCTCGTTCCGTTCCGACAGGTCCGGGAGCGCGGCTTCGTGTGCCACGACGACGGCGCGCCGCTGCGCTGCCTGGTGGTCGCGCAGCACGATGCCGTCCCGCTCGCGGACGCCCTCGCACAGCTGCCGTCGGCCCCGGTGCCGCTCGGCGACGCCGGGTTCGACATCGCCGACGAGGACTATGCCGCAATCGTGCGCACCGTCATCGCCGACGAGATCGGCCGGGGCGAGGGAGCGAACTTCGTTATCCGCCGTGACTTCACGGCATCCGTCGACACGGATGCGGTGATCGCTGCGCTGACGTGGTTCCGCGCGCTCCTGGAGCACGAGAAGGGCGCCTACTGGACGTTCGCGATCGTGACCCCCGGGCACATCGCCGTCGGCGCGAGCCCCGAGGCGCACGTCAGCGCCCGCGAGGGGGTCGTCACCATGAACCCGATCTCCGGCACGTTCCGGCACCCCGCGGGCGGTTCGACCGTCGCGACCCTGACCGAGTTCCTCGAATCCACCAAGGAGACCGAGGAGCTGTTCATGGTCGTGGACGAGGAGCTCAAGATGATGAGCGCCGTGTGCTCCGACGGCGGGCGCATCACCGGTCCGCATCTCAAAGAGATGTCGCGCCTCACCCACACCGAGTACATGCTCAGCGGGCGCAGCCAGCTCGATCCGCGCGACATCCTGCGCGAGACGATGTTCGCCCCGACCGTCACCGGGTCGCCGATGCAGAACGCGTGCACGGTCATCACGCGCCACGAGACCACCCCTCGCGGCTACTACTCCGGCGTCGCGGCACTGTTCACCCCGTCCGCGTCCGTAGAAGGGCCCTCGCACGACCTGGACGCCCCCATCCTGATCCGCACCGCATATCTGGTGGACGGGATGCTGCGGGTGCCCGTGGGCGCGACACTCGTACGGCACTCCGACCCCTACGGCGAGGTCGCCGAGACCCACGGCAAGGCGGCGGGCGTGCTCGGCGCGATCGGCGCGATCGCGCGCGACACCGCGGCGGAGGCGGCGGCCGTCGCCGATCCCGCGGCGGATCCCGACAAGCCCGTCATCCCGCGGGCACCGCTCGCCGACGACCCCGAGGTCGCCGCGCTCCTGCAGTCGCGCAACGCGCGGCTGGCGGCGTTCTGGCTGAACCCGCAGGAGGCGCACCCGCACGGCCCGCTGTCCGGCCGCTCCGCGCTCGTCGTCGACGCCGAGGACCGCTTCACGACGATGCTCGCCCACCAGCTGCGCCACCTCGGCCTGGACGTCTCGATCGTGCCGTGGAGCGAGGTGACCGACGCGCAGGTCCTCGAGGCCGAGCTGGTCGTCTCCGGCCCCGGTCCCGGCGATCCCCGCGACCCCGACAGCCCGCGGCTGCGCCGCATGCGCGAGGTCGTCGCGCTGCGCCGCGAGTCGGGCCGACCGCTGCTGGCGGTGTGCCTCAGCCATCAGATCCTCGCCGATTCGCTCGGCCTCGACCTCGCGCCGCTCGCGACCCCGCACCAGGGGCTGCAGCACACGATCGACGTCTTCGGCGAGCCGGCATCCATCGGCTTCTACAACACGTTCACCGCCCGGGTTCCGGCCGGGACGACGGTCGTGGGCGTCGCCGACGTCGCGGCCGATCCCGCGTCGGGCGATGTGTACGCGCTGCGCGGCCCCGGCTTCGCGTCGGTTCAGGGCCACCTCGAGTCGATCCTGTCGCGCGACGGCATGGTGACACTCGAGCGCCTCGTGCGGCACGCATTCGCCTAG
- the ispG gene encoding flavodoxin-dependent (E)-4-hydroxy-3-methylbut-2-enyl-diphosphate synthase has protein sequence MPKVPEVLAPRRKTRQIKVGKVLVGGNAPVSVQSMCTTPTTNINATLQQIAELTASGCEIVRVAVPHQDDADALKIIAAKSQIPVIADIHFQPRYIYTAIDAGCAAVRVNPGNIREFDGNVGEIAAAAKAAGISLRIGVNAGSLDKRLLQKYGKPTAEALVESAVWEASLFEEHDFHDFKISVKHNDPIVMVKAYRMLSERGDWPLHLGVTEAGPAFQGTIKSATAFGILLSEGIGDTIRVSLSAPPAEEVKVGHQILQSLNLRERKLEIVSCPSCGRAQVDVYTLADNVTEGLKDMTVPLRVAVMGCVVNGPGEAREADLGVASGNGKGQIFVKGQVIKTVPESEIVATLIEEANRLAAEMGPDAKPGTAQVITA, from the coding sequence ATGCCGAAGGTCCCCGAAGTCCTCGCCCCGCGTCGCAAGACCCGACAGATCAAGGTGGGCAAGGTCCTCGTCGGCGGAAACGCCCCGGTGAGCGTGCAGTCGATGTGTACGACGCCGACGACGAACATCAACGCCACGCTGCAGCAGATCGCCGAGCTCACGGCGTCGGGCTGCGAGATCGTGCGCGTCGCGGTGCCGCATCAAGACGACGCCGATGCCCTCAAGATCATCGCCGCCAAGAGCCAGATCCCGGTCATCGCCGACATCCACTTCCAGCCGCGGTACATCTACACCGCCATCGACGCGGGCTGTGCCGCCGTGCGCGTGAACCCGGGCAACATCCGCGAGTTCGACGGCAACGTCGGCGAGATCGCGGCCGCTGCGAAGGCCGCCGGCATCTCGCTGCGCATCGGCGTCAACGCGGGTTCGCTCGACAAGCGTCTGCTGCAGAAGTACGGCAAGCCGACCGCAGAGGCGCTCGTGGAGAGCGCCGTGTGGGAGGCATCCCTCTTCGAAGAGCACGACTTCCACGACTTCAAGATCTCGGTCAAGCACAACGATCCGATCGTCATGGTCAAGGCGTACCGGATGCTGTCGGAGCGGGGCGACTGGCCGTTGCACCTCGGCGTGACCGAGGCGGGCCCCGCGTTCCAGGGCACGATCAAGAGCGCCACGGCATTCGGCATCCTGCTCTCGGAGGGCATCGGCGACACGATCCGCGTCTCGCTGTCGGCTCCGCCGGCCGAAGAGGTCAAGGTCGGACACCAGATCCTGCAGTCGCTGAACCTGCGTGAGCGCAAGCTCGAGATCGTGTCCTGCCCGTCGTGCGGTCGCGCCCAGGTCGATGTCTACACGCTCGCCGACAACGTCACCGAGGGTCTCAAGGACATGACCGTGCCGCTGCGCGTCGCGGTGATGGGCTGCGTCGTCAACGGCCCCGGCGAGGCCCGCGAGGCCGACCTCGGCGTGGCGTCCGGCAATGGCAAGGGCCAGATCTTCGTCAAAGGTCAGGTCATCAAGACCGTGCCCGAGTCCGAGATCGTCGCGACCCTCATCGAGGAGGCCAACCGCCTCGCCGCCGAGATGGGTCCCGACGCCAAGCCCGGCACCGCCCAGGTCATCACGGCCTGA
- a CDS encoding YdcF family protein has protein sequence MRRLLALLVVALTAGVFAWAEYTDWRASHRRLGTAVAAGGSEAVVVLGFRNRSGRANAINRYRVRVGLRSMNPEASSSVLVLCGGTVAGDVPEAELLARYARERGHRGEIRLDTTSTTTWENIRNAIPLIGDAETIIIASHSQHAEAGREYLWTLRPDLAARLVRGKDYRFGEIPLVKPIAAYRAARHRAAQRR, from the coding sequence GTGCGTCGTCTCCTCGCCCTGTTGGTTGTCGCCCTCACCGCCGGCGTGTTCGCCTGGGCGGAGTACACCGATTGGCGCGCGTCCCATCGGCGACTCGGTACGGCCGTCGCCGCGGGTGGTTCCGAAGCGGTCGTCGTGCTGGGGTTCCGCAACCGCAGCGGGCGCGCCAACGCCATCAACCGGTACCGGGTGCGTGTCGGTCTGCGTTCGATGAATCCCGAAGCATCGTCGAGCGTGCTCGTACTGTGCGGCGGAACGGTCGCCGGCGACGTTCCCGAGGCGGAGCTGCTGGCGCGCTACGCCCGCGAACGCGGACACAGGGGCGAGATCCGGCTCGACACGACCAGCACCACGACGTGGGAGAACATCCGCAACGCGATCCCGCTGATCGGCGATGCCGAAACGATCATCATCGCGTCCCACTCGCAGCACGCCGAGGCGGGGCGGGAGTATCTGTGGACGCTGCGCCCGGATCTCGCGGCACGCCTGGTGCGCGGCAAGGACTACCGGTTCGGCGAGATCCCGCTCGTCAAGCCGATCGCCGCCTATCGTGCGGCACGGCATCGCGCCGCCCAGCGACGCTGA
- a CDS encoding metallophosphoesterase family protein, with protein sequence MSLERIAVISDVHGNLTALEAVLDDIAARGITRILNLGDNIGKGPRGAAVVERVREVCEINVRGNWDDFIGAIGDDGPVEMQWWRDELSAGQRAWLGDLPLSHDLTLSGRRIRLFHASAESPHVRVRFRHSDAQFEAMFHATEMTGFGPEPTVVGYGDIHDAYIHSRDGRTLFNVGSVGNPLDEPTPSYVILEGVLDAAELAPFEVRFVRVPYDVEAEIAVSHSLGMPRTDEWALELRSAVYRGRMAS encoded by the coding sequence GTGTCCCTCGAACGCATCGCCGTCATCTCCGATGTCCACGGCAACCTGACGGCGCTCGAGGCCGTTCTCGATGACATCGCGGCCCGTGGAATCACACGGATCCTCAACCTCGGCGACAACATCGGCAAAGGCCCGCGCGGCGCGGCCGTCGTGGAGCGCGTGCGCGAGGTCTGCGAGATCAACGTCCGCGGCAATTGGGATGACTTCATCGGCGCGATCGGCGACGACGGACCCGTAGAGATGCAGTGGTGGCGCGACGAGCTCTCCGCCGGGCAGCGGGCGTGGCTCGGCGACCTGCCGCTCAGCCACGATCTGACTCTCAGCGGCCGTCGCATCCGGCTGTTCCATGCGTCGGCCGAGAGCCCGCATGTGCGAGTGCGGTTCCGCCATTCCGACGCGCAGTTCGAGGCCATGTTCCACGCGACCGAGATGACCGGGTTCGGTCCCGAGCCGACAGTGGTCGGTTACGGCGACATCCACGACGCGTACATCCATTCGCGCGATGGCCGCACGCTCTTCAACGTCGGCAGCGTCGGCAATCCGCTCGACGAGCCGACCCCGAGCTACGTCATCCTCGAGGGCGTGCTCGATGCCGCCGAGCTCGCCCCGTTCGAGGTGCGGTTCGTGCGCGTGCCGTACGACGTCGAGGCGGAGATCGCCGTTTCGCACAGCCTCGGAATGCCGCGCACCGATGAGTGGGCGCTCGAGCTGCGCAGCGCGGTCTACCGAGGACGGATGGCGTCGTGA